A genomic stretch from Bos javanicus breed banteng chromosome 3, ARS-OSU_banteng_1.0, whole genome shotgun sequence includes:
- the PTCH2 gene encoding protein patched homolog 2 isoform X8 has product MARPPPLGELPPGYTPPARPATPQILAGSLKAPLWLRAYFQGLLFSLGCGIQRHCGKVLFLGLLAFGALALGLRVAIIETDLEQLWVEVGSRVSQELEYTKEKLGEEAAYTSQMLIQTPRQEGENVLTPEALDLHLQAALTASKVQVSLYGKSWDLNKICYKSGVPLIENGMIERMIEKLFPCVILTPLDCFWEGAKLQGGSAYLPGRPDIQWTNLDPEQLLAELGPFASLEGFRELLDKAQVGQAYVGRPCLHPDDLHCPPSAPNHHSRQAPNVAQELSGGCHGFSHKFMHWQEELLLGGMARDPQGQLLRAEALQSTFLLMSPRQLYEHFRGDYQTHDIGWSEEQAGTVLQAWQRRFVQLAQEALPENASQQIHAFSSTTLDDILHAFSEVSAARVVGGYLLMLAYACVTMLRWDCAQSQGAVGLAGVLLVALAVASGLGLCALLGIAFNAATTQVLPFLALGIGVDDIFLLAHAFTEAPPGSPLQERTGECLRRTGTSVTLTSINNMVAFFMAALVPIPALRAFSLQAAIVVGCNFAAVMLVFPAVLSLDLRRRHCRRLDVLCCFSSPCSARVIQILPQELGNGTVPVGVAHLTATVQAFAHCEASSQHVVTILPPQAQLVPPPSDPLGSELFSPGGSTRDLLGQEEGTGQKAACKSLPCARWNLAHFARSQFAPLLLQSHTKLSRLSPQAVVLVLFGALLGLSLYGATLVQDGLALTDVVPRGTKEHAFLSAQLSASVPSRPCCPHRPPRHPAPGCTTTAAGYRESRLHLTRTGLLGASPATHTAMALRMGPWHTSCSSRPGMPRSL; this is encoded by the exons ATGGCTCGGCCGCCACCTCTCGGGGAGCTGCCCCCGGGCTACACACCCCCAGCTCGACCTGCAACACCCCAG ATCCTAGCTGGGAGCCTGAAGGCTCCGCTCTGGCTCCGTGCTTACTTCCAGGGCCTGCTCTTCTCTTTGGGCTGCGGGATCCAGAGACACTGTGGCAAAGTGCTCTTCCTGGGACTGTTGGCCTTTGGGGCCCTAGCCCTGGGTCTCCGCGTGGCCATCATTGAGACAGACCTAGAACAGCTCTGGGTGGAAG TGGGCAGCCGGGTGAGCCAGGAACTGGAATACACCAAGGAGAAGCTGGGGGAGGAGGCTGCGTATACCTCCCAGATGTTGATACAGACCCCACGCCAGGAGGGGGAGAACGTCCTCACGCCCGAGGCACTTGACCTCCACCTCCAGGCAGCCCTCACCGCCAGTAAAGTGCAAGTATCCCTCTATGGAAA GTCCTGGGATCTGAACAAAATCTGCTACAAGTCAGGAGTTCCCCTAATTGAAAATGGAATGATTGAGCGg ATGATTGAGAAGCTGTTTCCCTGCGTGATCCTCACCCCCCTCGACTGCTTCTGGGAGGGAGCCAAACTCCAAGGGGGCTCTGCCTACTTGCC GGGCCGCCCAGACATCCAGTGGACCAACCTGGACCCAGAGCAGCTGCTGGCAGAGCTGGGCCCCTTTGCCTCCCTTGAGGGCTTCCGGGAGCTGCTAGACAAGGCACAGGTGGGCCAGGCCTACGTGGGGCGGCCCTGTCTGCACCCTGACGACCTCCACTGCCCACCCAGTGCCCCTAACCATCACAGCAGGCAG GCTCCCAACGTGGCTCAGGAGTTGAGTGGGGGCTGCCATGGCTTCTCCCACAAGTTTAtgcactggcaggaggagctGCTGCTGGGAGGCATGGCCAGAGACCCCCAAGGACAGCTGCTGAG GGCAGAGGCCCTGCAGAGCACCTTCCTGCTAATGAGCCCCCGCCAGCTCTACGAGCACTTCCGAGGTGACTACCAGACGCATGACATCGGCTGGAGCGAGGAGCAGGCCGGCACGGTCCTTCAGGCCTGGCAGCGACGCTTTGTGCAG CTGGCCCAGGAGGCCCTGCCCGAGAACGCATCCCAGCAGATCCACGCCTTCTCCTCTACCACCCTGGACGACATCCTGCACGCCTTCTCTGAAGTCAGCGCTGCCCGTGTGGTGGGGGGCTACCTGCTTATG CTAGCCTATGCCTGTGTGACGATGCTGCggtgggactgtgcccagtccCAGGGTGCAGTGGGCCTCGCTGGTGTGCTGCTGGTGGCCCTGGCAGTGGCCTCGGGCCTGGGGCTCTGTGCCCTGTTGGGCATCGCCTTCAACGCTGCCACTACCCAG GTGCTGCCTTTCTTGGCACTGGGCATCGGCGTGGACGACATATTCCTGCTGGCACACGCCTTCACAGAGGCTCCacctggcagccctctccag GAGCGCACGGGGGAGTGTCTGCGACGCACAGGCACCAGtgtcacactcacatccatcaacAATATGGTTGCCTTCTTCATGGCCGCCCTAGTTCCCATCCCTGCACTGCGGGCCTTCTCCTTGCAG GCAGCCATAGTGGTGGGCTGCAACTTTGCAGCCGTGATGCTTGTCTTCCCAGCGGTCCTCAGCCTGGACCTGCGGCGGCGCCACTGCCGGCGCCTGGATGTGCTCTGCTGCTTCTCTAG CCCCTGCTCTGCTCGGGTGATTCAGATTCTGCCCCAGGAGCTGGGGAATGGGACGGTACCAGTGGGTGTTGCCCACCTGACTGCCACGGTTCAAGCCTTTGCCCACTGTGAAGCCAGCAGCCAACATGTGGTCACCATCTTGCCTCCCCAAGCCCAGCTGGTGCCGCCACCTTCTGACCCTTTGGGCTCTGAGCTCTTCAGCCCAGGAGGGTCCACACGGGACCTTctagggcaggaggaggggacagggcaGAAGGCAGCCTGCAAGTCCCTGCCCTGTGCCCGCTGGAATCTTGCCCATTTCGCCCGCTCTCAGTTTGCACCCTTGTTGCTCCAGTCCCACACCAAG CTTAGTCGCCTTTCCCCACAGGCTGTAGTACTGGTACTTTTTGGGGCTCTCCTGGGCCTGAGCCTCTATGGAGCGACCTTGGTGCAGGACGGTCTGGCCCTGACTGATGTGGTGCCGCGCGGCACCAAGGAGCATGCCTTCCTGAGCGCCCAGCTCAG CGCTTCAGTTCCCTCAAGGCCGTGCTGCCCCCACCGGCCACCCAGGCACCCCGCACCTGGCTGCACTACTACCGCAGCTGGCTACAGG GAATCCAGGCTGCATTTGACCAGGACTGGGCTTCTGGGCGCATCACCCGCCACTCATACCGCAATGGCTCTGAGGATGGGGCCCTGGCATACAAGCTGCTCGTCCAGACCGGGGATGCCCAGGAGCCTCTAG